The region GATCCAGTTGAAGCcaacctttttctctttttggttTCCATTAGAATCCAATGGAAGCTttaaaacaatttaattttatatttctatCTAGTTACGTTGATCTCATTTGCTAGTCTGAGGAATTTCATTATGAGGGACTAGTGAGATAAATTCTGTACTTTCGTTTAAACAACAATTACACTAATTCCAGATTTCAGACAATTGCTCGTCTTACTCTGTTTTGTTCATCACATTTTTAGTGCTTTACACAGATTTACAATATAAACCCCCCGATTTTTCTTCTGTGGTTGCTAGAATCTTACACAGAAAGGAGCTTTCAGGCCTTGGACCAATCCGGAGTGGCTCTCGTTGTTGGAAAATTCCACTGTTCCAATGCTTACTTTCTCTGATAATCAAGCCGGGACAATGTGGTGAAGGATGTTACTAAAGCATGCCATGCCTAAGTCAGAAATGATACAATGGATCGTCTGTTTTGTTATAATTTTGTAAGATATTGAAGTCCATGTATCATCCATGTAAATAAACCAAGTGGACTATCTTGCTATGCAAGGGAATTTGGGTAATATTTCGATCTGCTTGTGTCTAATTTCTTCtacttctttcctttttggttggTTCTGTTGCCTATTTACATCCTCTTATTATGTCACCTTGTGAATATAATGCAAAAGGCGTAGGCAAAAGAGACCTTCCTTTGTTCGTGACGAGCCAATAAGACTTTAGGTCCCTTTGCCCTATCAATCTGTTATGTGCAGATGTTGTAACTGACTATTTTAGGAATGCAGTTTTGGAAGCTTTTCCTTTTTGTGGACtgtcattttctcatttccctTGTCAGAAAGAGGGAGAAAATGAAAGAGGTAAAAGTTATTCATAAAGATTTAGTTGTACATTTTCAGGAAAAAATCTTGAAAGGGGAATGAGTATTTAGAAGGAAAACAAAGAACACTCATGATaaatgaggattcatatagtcgATTCTAATTTATTTGAAACTGAGGCATAACTATTGTACCTTTACTGAGTCAGTCTCCTAACTTTGCTTTTACAGTTGCACTTGGTTAGGAAAACTTTTCCACTACTTCACTAGTTTTTTGCAAGATAAACTAATACAAGACTGTTTAAGACAACATATAATTTCGATTTGAGGGCAAAAGTTAGCGCGGATACTATCCCTTTTTATTACAGTTGTGTCCTGCTCAACTATCGGGTACCTATTATTGGCTAGCAATACAAGTATCGGGTAACTCAGCTCTATGTGAGTTACTATGAAtaataaaaggagaaaaatcCCAAGTAAGAATTGACCACTTGCCTAAAGGGTTGCAGAGTTGGACAAAATAAAAGTTGAGAGATTGGAACAAATGGCCAATATGTAGAAATCAAAAACAAagattgaaaaggaaagtaataaagaaacaaaaataggAAAAACTGCTAGGTATCACTATTGCTTCCCACAAATGAGGGAGTGGTTCATATGGCCCTTTTTATCATCTTATCTTTTCAATTCTTTCTCAACCTCATGCACTCCATTTAATCTTTCTGTGGTCCGTATTAACTTCTTGTGAAGTAAATTTTTTATGGCTTTCTTTTATGTGTCATCATAGATCTCTAGTCATCTTGATAAgctctttgattttttttcgtATATTATATTTGAACCATGTGTTTGTTATagttttaatattatttaagtCCACTTTCGTTAGAAGATGTACAAGAGATAAAAGAATAGACAAACCTGCTAGTGCTTTTCAAAATCCTGCAACCCATCTCTAtttgacaaaaaagaaaacttatTCGATCTCGATGTTTATAATGTGTGATTGGTACatatttatcacttaatcatggttaaaaaatatatatttattttaagttttaattgttaaaattaaattatttgattTAACATAAACGCTGAGTGTGCGACTAGATAATTATGTCCCCATTCCTTTCAATACTAAGACCTTAGGTGGGGGGAAGAGAGGAGACGTGTGGTGTTTTGCCATAACCTGTAATTATGGAGAGGACCTCATTTGGACTATTCTCATATGATGATTCTTCTCATTaatattatttgttattttgcAAACATAGatctttttctaaatatttgctGTCTCAGCAAACAAAGCATTTATTactttcttaaaaaataaaatcactcttattcttttaaaaatcagTGAAATGTTAATTAAGTAAAATACTTAAAAGAGATGCATCACTAGTTTTTACCGAATTTAGATAGATACTCTTAAAGCGTTTAACCTTTTTTCCTACAAAGAGCATAAAAATGTTATACGACTTACAATAATATAGACTTCGAGGGTCTatggaaacaacctctttaccttcacaaggtagggTTAAGTCTGCATATGCACCACCCACCCAAACTCACTTATGAaaatacactgggtatgttattgttattgaCGACTTACAATATAGACTAGAAGTAGTAATATTTAATACATAAAGACTCTTCGAAAATACAAATAGCATTAGTAAGATTGCAACTGTGTAGATTTTTGTTAGTAATTTTATGAACATATGCTCTTCTAATCTATCTACTCCCACGTATAattataaacttttttttttgacaagattttcttttataaaCTTACAACGTTTAAGTAAGAGTCCAAAATCTTTAAATATTTGAGACAAAAAATATTGGCTTTTTTgagaaaaagataaaagtaaaaattgaaAGTTAGACGTATGGAAATTCACAAATTTCTTAGCCATAGGATTAGCATCCACGTACGCTACTTATCTGCCACGTCAGGTACATGGTGGGACCCACATAGAAGGTTGAGTGGTCTCATGCACTTGTTATAAGAGTTTGTATTTGTTGCTTTGCACTTTTCATATTCCTCTTTGCTTCTCTGCTCTGAGGTCTGAGAGCCAGTTACAGTAATTAAGTCCATTTCAGGTACATGTTCTTCTAAACTCACTTGTATTTTATTCATAactataaatatttgtgtgtgtATCTATagtcaaatctctctataaCGGTATTGTTTTTCCTGATACTTTCTGTTGCTATCGTAGCGAAATATTGTTAATAGAGAACATATTGTATAACACAACATGAAGGATCGGTTCCACAGAAAATATGGTTGCTATAACAAAGTATTGTTATAGAGGATGGTTGTTATCGAGAGGtctgattatgtatatattatttttgagtTTATGTTCTGTGCAGTGACATGTTAAATGTTAAGTTAGACCCACAATATCAGCTAACTCTATGTATTAAGCCTGATATGATATCCTACAAAATAGGTTGAGTATACTGATAGTGTAAACTTTTCTTTTTACTGCCGAGTATATGAACTCATatgttatactccctccgtttcaatttttTGTGTCTTGGTTTGATTGAgaatggagtttaagaaagtaaagagacttttgaattttatggccttaaactaaagatgtgtTTGATGCACCGAAATCtttcttgaatcttgtggtcttaaatatgtcatgtgGGGTATTGGAGTTGAAGAGATACTACTAAATATGGAAAGTGGCATTCTTTTATTaatagactaaaaaagaaaagtaagacacaaATAAATGAAACAGAGAGAATATATGTTATAATACAGAGAGAGTTTTAATATAGTCTAAGATACTAATTTTATATTACAGTACTACTTACAGCTGAAGAAGTACGTTTGATCCAAAATATAAACAGGATTCTTGAAAGTTGTGAGTATGTATGGAATAATAAtgttaatttaaaaaatgaccTTTTCCATACTAATTTCCTAATATATAGGGTCTAGGCTGATATTATGCAGACTGCTTAACTGAGTCAATTAATGGACACAAAATtccattttccaaaaaatgcaaaagagctttttcttgttgaaattagcagaaaaagaaaataaaatgtagCATCCTAGGGTGTGGTTAGCAGTCACTGAAGTGAGTGAAAACTATAGAAAACCACCGAtggaattataaaaaaaaaaaaaaaaaaaaaaaaaaaaaaaagaagtgtaTTTATTCAGTGTCTCGTTCTAGCCATACAAGTGGTAGaacattatttttcttgttcctGTTTGGCTGTTTGCATTTTCTTTGTAGAAATTGAGTCCTATTGGTAATTATATGGTAATTGGAATTTTCAAGATTCTTATATGAGGAACTTTTTTGTGTGCGGATATATTTGAAGGCATAAGGTTGATTTTTGAAATCCCAAAGGGAGAAGATGGACTATGTCAATGGACCTGGAAGGAACCACTTGTTTGTTCCGGGACCTGTCAATATCCCGGAACAAGTTCTTCGTGCTATGAACCGGAACAATGAAGATTACAGGTCCCCGGCCATTCCAGCTATGACAAAGACCTTGCTTGAGGATGTGAAGCAGCTTTTCAAGACTACTAGTGGAACTCCATTTCTGATCCCAACTACAGGTAGAGTACTATGTCGGTATCTTACTCTTTATCGTCCTGATATTTGCATCTGAATGAGTTTGGTTTAATGATCCATCGGTTCttaaatattattttggtaTGGTTTGCTACTTATTTCAATTTTCCAGACAGGGGAAAGACAAGTTGCCTAGGTTTAGTCCTCTTGATCATCCACCTTGGGGTTAAAATGAAGAGATAAGATTTTGTTTAGCATTAGGATGAGTCTTAAGCCGTAATATAAGGccaaatggaagaaaaagatcTATATAGATAATACCAATCAGTTGGGACTAAATTTTAGTTATTTCAGTATGTTTGCTTTAGGTCCAATATCTACAAGGAGTCCTGCTAGAGATTTATATGCCAGTAGACCttatcttttttaattttcttttttacccCTTCCTCAGGAGCTCCGCCTTTTTTCTCCCTTGGCgactcgaacccacaacctttGGAGGGTGTTTACCATCTGAACAACCCCCTCTTGTCCAGTAAAGATATAGAGAACGCCtagtgtgtttttatttttatttttgtttaatattgGAATGAGATGAGTTTAATGGAGCGACGCAGATAGTGGACATTCAAAGCCGACCTCAACTTGTTTATGATTAGACGTAGTTGTTGTGATGTTTTATTAGGGTGAATCTTTTCAAATTGATTTTGTCCTATTATAGTAATATAAGGAAGGCGATAGCTTTGCAATAATATGAACGACGTCAGTGGTCGCATAGTTTTAAGTAGTTCTCTGATTTTTCGTGGCTCAACTGTCAAACTCGTGATAGCCAAACCTTATATTGTTTACATGTGGCAGGAACTGGTGCATGGGAAAGTGCACTTACAAACACGTTATCTCCTGGTGATAAAATTATATCCTTCCTCATCGGTCAGTTCAGTCTGCTGTGGATTGATCAGCAGAAACGTCTCAActttgatgttgatgttgttgagaGTGACTGGGGCTACGGTGCAAACCTTGAGGTTTTGGCCTCGAAAATTGCAGAAGATAAGTCACATACAATCAAGGCGATTTGCATTGTGCATAATGAGACCGCCACTGGAGTTACCAACAACTTGGCTACTGTAAGGAAAATACTCGGTAATGCATCTAACTGTGGCATACTTTGTTCAGATAATCGAAGTCAGACTTCGAAAAGTATGCATGAATTTCACTATCTCTCAAGTTTCGCTCCTGTTTCTGTTTCTTTTTTCGCCAAGTCCTctcttatagcctgtttggccaagttcTCGAAATTTGCTTATTTTGGAAAGTGCTTTTAATCATAAATGCTTGTCGAAAAAGTAATTTTGGATAGTAGCAGTTTGTGGttgactaatcaatttgaaaataacttttgccAATAATAGAACAGTACGTTATGCTTGGCCAATGTTTCAAAAGTGCTTATGGGGAAAAACTACTTCTTTTAGCTTTTGATAAACATCATCGCTACTACTCAGAAACTCTTATTTTTTCCCTAAAAGCTTGACCAAATACCTCAACTTTCTAAATAAGTACTTTtcggaaagagaaaaaaagcacttttgactTCCCAAAAAgcatggccaaacaggctattagtaTATCTGTGccaaattatgaaatgattgCTAACAAATTTGTCGATGCCTGCCAGATCACTACCAGCATCCTGCTCTTTTCCTTGTTGATGGAGTGTCCTCAATTTGTGCCCTCGATTTTCGAATGGATGAATGGGGTGTAGATGTGGCACTTACTGGTTCCCAGAAAGCACTTTCCCTTCCCACCGGGCTCGGAATTGTCTGTGCTAGCCCAAAAGCTCTTGAGGCTACCAAAACTGCAAAATCAGTGAGAGTTTTCTTCGACTGGAATGATTACCTTAAGTTCTACAAGATGGGAACTTATTGGCCGTATACTCCTTCCATCCAACTTTTGTATGGTCTGAGAGCAGCTCTCGACCTTATTTTGAGGAAGGCCTTGAAAATGTGCTTGCAAGACACGCTCGCCTCGGCAAAGCAACAAGGTAAATAAAACCTCTGGTAGTAAATAAAATAGGAAGGATCTAAAGCTCGATATGCTATGCTTACGTTTAGTTACATTATAGTAGTGATATACTTCAAGCAGTACTGATCAAAACCTTGGCTTTTCACttaaattttaaagtttatGATAGAAAGTTAGAAACTAAGTGGACAAAATCTCTACTAGCATTCAACATAACAAGATACTCCTAATAAGAGACTACCAAAATCATACTCTTATTGAGCTGATGATTCATACCTGTTATGGTTTTATTAATTAGTGAATCATGTATATCATGTTTTGCAATAACCCCAGCTTATTTGCACTTCGCTAAGATAGTAAGTACTTCGGTTGTTCCATTTCATATAACGTTCTTCCATTTTTAGCCTATCAATGTATATCTAAGAGATGCATCAGTTTCACCAGGATTCATTCTTAGTAAATCCAGAGTTACATTTTATTGGTAGTGCTTAGCATACATAATTGGAGATTCGTTCTTGAATCGGAGAAatgatacatat is a window of Lycium ferocissimum isolate CSIRO_LF1 chromosome 12, AGI_CSIRO_Lferr_CH_V1, whole genome shotgun sequence DNA encoding:
- the LOC132040260 gene encoding LOW QUALITY PROTEIN: serine--glyoxylate aminotransferase (The sequence of the model RefSeq protein was modified relative to this genomic sequence to represent the inferred CDS: inserted 1 base in 1 codon), giving the protein MDYVNGPGRNHLFVPGPVNIPEQVLRAMNRNNEDYRSPAIPAMTKTLLEDVKQLFKTTSGTPFLIPTTGTGAWESALTNTLSPGDKIISFLIGQFSLLWIDQQKRLNFDVDVVESDWGYGANLEVLASKIAEDKSHTIKAICIVHNETATGVTNNLATVRKILDHYQHPALFLVDGVSSICALDFRMDEWGVDVALTGSQKALSLPTGLGIVCASPKALEATKTAKSVRVFFDWNDYLKFYKMGTYWPYTPSIQLLYGLRAALDLXFEEGLENVLARHARLGKATRLAVEAWGLKNCTQKEEWFSDTVTAVVVPPYIDSAEIVKRAWKRYNLSLGLGLNKVAGKVFRIGHLGNLNELQLLGCLAGVEMVLKDIGYPVKFGSGVAAASAFLQNSTPLIPSRI